In Elusimicrobiota bacterium, the genomic window GATGTCTTCTCGGCGACGGCGGACAGGGCCTTGCCCTTGTTCAGGACGGAGAGCGCGTAATAGCGCCCCGTCGCCGCGTCCTTCCAGCGCTCGACGACCTCGGCGCCCTCGGGCATCTTCTTCGACGCGGTCCGCACGTTCTGGGCGACGGACTGGGAGAACGAGGTGTTCGTCCGGCCGCCCTGGTTCACCGTGGTCTCGCTCTCGTCGACGGTGGTGTTCACGCTGACGGCGCTGGAGAACACGCGGGAGATCTCGCCGCGCGCCCGGTCGGCGGCCGACTCCTCGTCGTCGCCGCTGCCCACGCCGAGGACGTTCTGCGCGCGCGTCCAGCGCGGGCTCTCGCCTTCGACCCATGACGGCCTCGCGCCGCCCGAGGAGGACTTGAGGGACGAGGAACCTCCGCAAGCCGACATCAGCGCGGCGGCGACGGCCAAAGTGAGCAGGGTCATGTTTTTCATAGAGCGGTCCTGTCGTGGAGGTAGGTTCGCCGTCCCTTGCGGATGACGACGTCTTTGAAGGTCTGCGTCGAGAGCTTGGCTCCGGTGGGCCCCAGATAATCGACGACGACGTCGTGCGTGCCGGGCGGCAGGCGCAGGCGGGCGACGCGGAACTGGGCGGGCAAGGTGGCCCACGCGCGGGTGTCGGCGCCCTCGGTGGCGGCGGACGTCGCGGCGCTCCCCGCCTGGGCGAGCAGGTGCTGCCAGGAGTTCTTGCCGTACTTCTTGGCGACCTCGTCGGCGACCGCCTTGGCGAGGACGAACTTGACCGTCGCGCGCGCGATGGCGCGGGTGCGGATGACGGCCTGGCGCTCGGCCAGGTCCTTCTGCGCGATCGCGGCCAGGTCCGAGGCGAGCTCGGTCCGCGCGCTCACGCCGGCGGCCTCGACGGCCGAGCCCGCGATCTGGAACGGATCCTGGACGTAGTCGGGGTAGGAGACCGTGATGGACTGGCCGAGCAGGCCGGCGCGGATCGCGTTCTTCGCCTTGGCGGACTCCGCCTCGTCGTCCTTGGAGGCGTCGAGAGCGACGGCGGCGTCCCGCCAGGCGACCGAGAAGGACTTGCTCACCTTGCGGGGGGCGACGCCGTTGTAGTGGAGGAACACGAGCTCCCCGCCGCCGTTCATCCCGCCGTACGGCTCCAGCGAGGGCGTCGCCGTGCCGTAGGCCGCGGCGTAGGCCTTGTAGGCCGCGCGGGACTTCTCCCGGGCGATGCGGGCGTCGTCGAGGCGGCCGTCGTCCTCGTAGAGGAGGCTGGCGAGGAACTGGCCGAAGGCGTCGTCCTTGTACGCGGTCTTCCTGCCGTTGTAGACGTCGGCGTACTCCTGGAGCAGGCGGGAGAGCTTGCGCACCTCGACGAGGGCGCCCTCGAGGTCGCCGAGGAACGTGAAATTGAGCGCGCGGTAGGCGTTGACCATCGCCCGCTCGAAGCGCTCGCCGGCGTACTCGGTCGTGTTGTCGTTGAGGAGCAAGGTCCCGGCGGCCCGGGTCACGCTCTTCGTGTAGAGCTCCTCCATGCGCCGCTCGGCCTTGTCCAGGCTCTGGTCGCTCTCCTTGAACTTGCCGGCGTCGTGCTGGACCGCGCCCAGGTCCAGGTAATAGAGCACCTGGTTCTTGCGGCCGTAGGAGGGCTCCTTGCCCTTCTCGATGCGGGCCTGCGCCCCGGCGAAGTCGCGGGCCGCGATCAGGCCGTTGACCTGCTTGCGCATCTCGCCGGAGGGGCCTCCGCAGGCCGCGAGCAGGGGGAGGACCAGCAGGAAACGGACGGCCCCGCCTCTCCGGGGAGAAAGGCGGGGCCGTGTGACGCCCATTCGATGGCCTACCAGCCGGCCTTGGAGCGCTTGACGAACTTCTTGATCTTCTTCTGGCCGTTCCAGGCGATCTTGTTCGACTTCATGTTGAGCAGCTTGAGGTTCGTCTGATAGTAGACGACGGCCTTGCCGCCCTCCTGGTCGACGATCTGGTTCAGCGTCCCGCTGAGCATGTAGTTCGCGCCCGTCTCCTTGCCGTGGGCCGTGCGCGTCTCCTCGGAGGCGTTCGTGTCCTGGTCCAGGCGCTCGTCCCGGACCTCCCCGCGCTCGCCCTTGCTCGCCACGAACTCGACCTTGCCCGAGTTGATCAGCGCGCGCTGGAGCTCCTCGACGAAGGTGTCCGTGTTGATGTGCTCCTGGGACTGGTTGCGCACCGTGCCCACGATGACGGTCGGCTCCTTGCCGTCCGTCTCCTTGAGCGCCCGGGGATACCAGGCTTGGGCCAGGCAGTCGGTGATCATCTCCTCGGCCACCAGGCGCGAGTCGGTGTCGTTCCAGCGGCCGCTGACGTCCTTGACCTCGCCCGCGTCCATGCGGTGCACCGAGGTGCCGCCGCACGCGGACAGGGCGAGGCCCAGGACGATGAGGGGAAGGGCCTTGAGCATCTCCTTGTGCATCATTAATGCTTCGCCTCTTCGGCCGCCAGCTCGTCGAAGGCCTTCTCGGCGTTGGCCTTCACGTAGTCGCGGACCTTGGCGTCGAGCTCCTTCGACTCGTTGAGGCTCTGCTGCACGGCGGACATGTCGAGCTTGACGAGCGCGAACAGGGTCCCGTCCGCGGGATCCTTCCAGTGGTCGACCGGGACCGAGCCGTGGAGGGTGAACTTGGCGAAGTTCTTCATCGTGTTGGAGACCATCTGCTCCTCGGAGGACTTCGTCATGTCGCCGGCGGTGATGGAGGCCATGTAGTCCTTGGTCAGCGTGGTGACGTAGGAGTTCATGATCTTGGTCAGCTCGGCGCGGCCGCGGTCGTCGGCGGCGGAGACGGCCAGCGCGCGGTTGCGGATGCCCTGGGCGATGCCGACGCCGTAGAACACCTGCTTGCCGTCCTTGTCCTTCATGGCGCCCGAGCCCTTGTTCACCCACTCCGGGGCGTTGTTGGCGATCGGAGACTTCTTGGCTCCGCCGCAGGCGCCCAAGGCGAGGGCGGCGACGAGCATCAAGGCTATGCGGCTGAAACGGTTGTTCATGTGTCCTCCTGCCGGGCCTCGGGCCCCGCATTTCCGAAGTCTAACAGACGGGGGGGGCCCTGTCAAGAATGCGCAATGTGACCAAGGTCACTCGGGATTTTAGTATCATGCGGCATGGCGTCCCCCGACGAAAAGAACCTGGTCTGGCTGGACCTCGAGATGACGGGCCTCGACCCCGAGAAGGACGTCATCCTCGAGATCGCCACCGTCGTCACCGACGGGGAATTGAACGTGCTGGCCGAGGGGCCGTGCCTCGCGATCCACCAGCCCGACGACGTCCTCCACGACATGGACCCGTGGTGCGTCGAGCAGCACGGCAAATCGGGCCTGACCCAGCGCTGCCGCGATTCCCAGGTCACCGTCCTCGAGGCGCAGGTGCAGACCTTGGCCTTCCTGTCGCCCTGGTGCGCTCCGGGCAAGTCGCCCCTGTGCGGCAACACCATCGGCCAGGACCGGCGCTTCCTCGTCAAGTACATGCCGCGCCTGCACGACTATTTCCACTACCGCTCGATCGACGTCTCCTCCATAAAGGAGCTCGTCTCGCGCTGGTACCCCGAGCAGAAGTACGTGTACTCCAAGAGCAAGCAGCACCTCTCGCTCGCCGACGTGCACGAGTCCATCGCCGAGCTGAAGCACTACAGAAAAAACGTCTTCAAGTAGCCTGCCGCAAAAAAAGTACGCCCCCCGGCGTTGTCTCCGCCGGGGGGCGTTTTGCTTCCTGGGCTTAGTTTAGCGCGGGCGCGGGAAATCCGCCATGGCGGCCGCGTCGCGGACAGGCGACGAACGCGTGACGTCAGTTGCCGACGGACTTGCGGCCGGGATGGCCGTTGATGCCCTCGCAGCCGCACGAGTCGGGATGGGGCTCGCCTTCCTTCCAGCCGTCCTTCTCGAGCTGGGACTTGACCCAGCACGGGTAGCACAGCATCAGGCGGTTGATCGGCTTGTTCTCCCCGCAGCGCATGCACATGCCCTTGGAGGGCGGGGCGCGCTTGGGGATGCGGGCGAGGTCGATCTCCTCGTCCGGGCGCTCCTGGAGGTCCGGCTCGGCCGGGACGACCTTCTCGATCACCAGCTCTTCGGTCAAAGTCTTCGTCATATGCCTACTCCTCTGTTGCATTTCTTGCACCAGCCGCCGACCTTGCCCTGCGCGGACCGGCGGGCCAAGGTCACCGTCTCCTTGCACCCGGGGCAGGCGACCGTCCCGCCGGACGCGTCGATGGTCGGGAAGTCCTTGTCGAACGCCTCCTTCGAGCCGTGGCGCGGCTGCAGCCAGATCCCGGGGCGGCTCACGCCTTGGCTCCCTTCTCGTTGATCATCTTGACCAGCTCGTAGGGCAGGCCGAAGTGCTCGTTCTCCTCGACGGTCTCGAGCTCCTCGATCGTCTTGACGCCGTAGCGCTCCTTGCAGAGGGTGACGACCTCCTGGAACAATATCTCGGGGGCCGACGCGCCGCTGGTCAGGCCGAGGGTCTTGACGCCCTCCAGCCATTCGTCCTTGATGTCGGCCGCGCGCTCGATGAGCCGCGACTTGACGCCCTTGGCGAGCGCGACCTCGACGAGGCGGTTGGAGTTCGAGCTGTTCGGCGCGCCGAGCACGAGCAGCAGGTCGATCGAGGGCACCATCGCCTTGACCGCGTTCTGCCGGTTCTGCGTCGCGTAGCAGATGTCGTCCTTCTTGGGCGCGCCGAGCTTCGGGAAGCGGCGCTTGAGCACGGCCACGATCTCGCGCGTGTCGTCGAGCGACAAGGTCGTCTGCGTGAGGTAGGCGATCTTGTCGGGGTTCGGGACCTCGATCGTCTCGGCCTCCGCGACGGAGCCGACGACGACCATGTGCTCCGGCGCCTCGCCGAGCGTGCCGATCGTCTCCACGTGGTCGCGGTGGCCGATCAGCGCGATCGTGTAGTCCTTCTTCGCGAGCGCGATCGCCTCGAGGTGGACCTTGGTGACCAGAGGGCAGGTCGCGTCGATGATCTTGAGCTGGCGCGCGCGCGCCTCGGCGACCACGTCGGGGCCGACGCCGTGCGCGGAGAAGATCAGCCAGGAGCCGTTGGGCACCTCGGTCAGCTCCTCGACGAAGATCGCGCCCTTCTGGCGCAGCTCGTCGACGACGTAGCGGTTGTGGATGATCTCGTGGCGGACGTAGACCTTGCCGCCGCACAGCTCGAGAGCGCGCTCGACGACCTCGATGGCGCGCACGACGCCGGCGCAGAAGCCGCGGATCTTCGCGATCACGAGCTTCTCGATGCGGATCTGGGAGGGGGACGAAGTGGTCATCTCATGTCTCCTAATTCGGGGTCGCGGCGCGGGATTTCTGCGGGAGCCAGGCGGCGACGCGCTCGGCGATCCTCGGGGCCGACAGGCCGACGGCGTCGTACAGCAGGTGCGGCGCGCCGTGCTCGACGAAGGAATCCGGCAGGCCGAGGCGCAGGACCTCGGCGCGGCCGGGGGTCAGCGCCTCGAGGACGGCCGAGCCGAAGCCGCCCTGGATGACGTTGTCCTCGATCGTCACCAGGCGCGGGGTCTTCGCCGCGCACTCCTTGAGCAGCTCGACGTCCATCGGCTTGACGAAGCGCATGTTGACGACGCCGACGGAGAATCCCTTGTCCTCGAGGATCTGGGCGGCCTCGAGCGCCGGGTGCACGCGGTTGCCGACGGCGAGCAAGGTGACGTCGACGCCGTCCTTGAGGCGCACGCCCTTGCCGACGGGCACGGCCTTGGGCTCGGCGTCCATCGCGACGCCGATTCCGGCGCCCCGGGGATAGCGGATGGAGACCGGGGCGTTGAGCTCGATGGCGGTGCGCAGCATGTTCTGCAGCTCGTTCTCGTCGGCCGGGGCCATGACGGTCATGCCCGGGATCATGCGCAGGTACGAGTAGTCGAAGACGCCGTGGTGCGTGGGACCGTCCTCGCCGACGAGGCCGGCGCGGTCGAGGCACAGGATCACCGGCAGCTTCTGCAGGCAGACGTCGTGCTCGATCTGGTCGTACGCGCGCTGCAGGAAGGTCGAGTAGATCGCGACGATCGGGCGGTAGCCCTCGGCGGCAAGGCCCGCGGCGAACGTCACCGCGTGCTCCTCGGCCAGGCCCACGTCGAAGTAGCG contains:
- a CDS encoding penicillin-binding protein activator LpoB; the protein is MHKEMLKALPLIVLGLALSACGGTSVHRMDAGEVKDVSGRWNDTDSRLVAEEMITDCLAQAWYPRALKETDGKEPTVIVGTVRNQSQEHINTDTFVEELQRALINSGKVEFVASKGERGEVRDERLDQDTNASEETRTAHGKETGANYMLSGTLNQIVDQEGGKAVVYYQTNLKLLNMKSNKIAWNGQKKIKKFVKRSKAGW
- a CDS encoding LPP20 family lipoprotein; amino-acid sequence: MKNMTLLTLAVAAALMSACGGSSSLKSSSGGARPSWVEGESPRWTRAQNVLGVGSGDDEESAADRARGEISRVFSSAVSVNTTVDESETTVNQGGRTNTSFSQSVAQNVRTASKKMPEGAEVVERWKDAATGRYYALSVLNKGKALSAVAEKTS
- the orn gene encoding oligoribonuclease, which encodes MASPDEKNLVWLDLEMTGLDPEKDVILEIATVVTDGELNVLAEGPCLAIHQPDDVLHDMDPWCVEQHGKSGLTQRCRDSQVTVLEAQVQTLAFLSPWCAPGKSPLCGNTIGQDRRFLVKYMPRLHDYFHYRSIDVSSIKELVSRWYPEQKYVYSKSKQHLSLADVHESIAELKHYRKNVFK
- the ispH gene encoding 4-hydroxy-3-methylbut-2-enyl diphosphate reductase, whose protein sequence is MTTSSPSQIRIEKLVIAKIRGFCAGVVRAIEVVERALELCGGKVYVRHEIIHNRYVVDELRQKGAIFVEELTEVPNGSWLIFSAHGVGPDVVAEARARQLKIIDATCPLVTKVHLEAIALAKKDYTIALIGHRDHVETIGTLGEAPEHMVVVGSVAEAETIEVPNPDKIAYLTQTTLSLDDTREIVAVLKRRFPKLGAPKKDDICYATQNRQNAVKAMVPSIDLLLVLGAPNSSNSNRLVEVALAKGVKSRLIERAADIKDEWLEGVKTLGLTSGASAPEILFQEVVTLCKERYGVKTIEELETVEENEHFGLPYELVKMINEKGAKA